One window from the genome of Dyadobacter sp. CECT 9275 encodes:
- the mazG gene encoding nucleoside triphosphate pyrophosphohydrolase: MKKNFDELPSSRQEQLMAFDRLLTIMDELREQCPWDRKQTMDTLRHLTIEETYELSDAILEKDLPEIKKELGDILLHIVFYAKIGSEADEQDPLRFDIKDVLNGICEKLIARHPHIYGDAVAKDEETVKQNWEKLKLKEGNKSVLSGVPASLPALVKAMRIQEKARGAGFDWDEKHQVWDKVEEELTEFKEHFNIEATAMVNQEEAEGEFGDLLFSLVNYSRFVNINPETALERTNKKFIRRFQFMEEASKADGKTLHDMTLAEMDDYWNQAKAQGV, translated from the coding sequence ATGAAAAAGAATTTTGATGAATTACCATCTTCTAGACAGGAGCAGCTCATGGCCTTTGACCGCCTGCTGACGATCATGGATGAGCTCAGGGAACAATGTCCCTGGGACAGGAAACAAACCATGGATACGCTGCGGCATCTGACAATCGAGGAAACCTATGAGCTGTCGGATGCAATACTGGAGAAAGATTTGCCGGAGATAAAAAAGGAGTTGGGTGATATACTGCTGCATATTGTTTTTTATGCAAAAATAGGCTCCGAGGCAGATGAGCAGGACCCGTTACGTTTTGATATCAAAGATGTTCTGAATGGAATATGTGAAAAACTGATCGCGCGACACCCGCATATATATGGCGATGCTGTTGCGAAGGATGAAGAAACAGTGAAGCAAAACTGGGAGAAACTCAAGCTGAAAGAAGGAAATAAGTCGGTACTTTCAGGTGTTCCCGCTTCGCTCCCGGCGCTGGTAAAGGCAATGCGTATTCAGGAAAAGGCCCGTGGTGCTGGTTTCGATTGGGATGAGAAACACCAGGTTTGGGATAAAGTGGAAGAGGAGCTTACGGAATTTAAAGAACACTTTAACATAGAAGCAACCGCTATGGTGAATCAGGAAGAAGCAGAGGGGGAGTTTGGGGACCTGCTTTTTTCTCTGGTTAACTATTCCCGTTTTGTGAATATCAATCCGGAAACGGCTCTGGAACGTACCAATAAAAAATTCATCCGACGGTTTCAGTTTATGGAAGAGGCATCTAAAGCCGATGGCAAAACGCTGCATGATATGACGCTCGCCGAAATGGATGACTATTGGAACCAGGCAAAGGCGCAGGGTGTCTGA
- a CDS encoding PaaI family thioesterase: MKSYPDQIPEDTNKRLLFLRGFIGEPLSQSISPVGRWLNGKLISIGVGYMSVQFEVRKDMSNPMGVLHGGMASTILDDVVGTMVYALGRELAYTSVNLNCDFLHAARVGDIITAHSKVVRAGKNIIHVEGQIVGEDHKIIAKCSSNLVQTSFRIPD, translated from the coding sequence ATGAAATCATATCCGGACCAAATTCCGGAAGACACTAATAAAAGGCTCCTGTTTTTAAGGGGGTTCATTGGAGAACCACTCAGCCAAAGCATATCTCCCGTGGGGAGATGGCTCAACGGAAAGCTCATAAGCATCGGGGTAGGATACATGAGCGTGCAATTTGAGGTACGTAAGGACATGTCTAATCCCATGGGTGTTTTGCATGGCGGAATGGCTTCCACGATTCTGGATGATGTGGTCGGAACGATGGTGTATGCTCTGGGGCGGGAGCTTGCCTATACCTCGGTGAACCTCAACTGTGATTTCCTGCATGCTGCCCGAGTGGGAGACATCATCACCGCGCACTCAAAAGTGGTAAGGGCCGGAAAGAATATCATCCATGTTGAAGGCCAGATTGTAGGAGAAGATCATAAAATTATTGCCAAGTGCAGCAGTAATCTGGTCCAGACCAGCTTCAGAATACCCGATTAG
- a CDS encoding sugar ABC transporter substrate-binding protein — protein sequence MKFKSRFFIASLILLNFSCGQSGKDETKDQGTGKKIVIGATMLSMQNEFIVNVTDEMEAKASSLGVELIVVDAERSALKQVEQVESFIAQGVNAIIMNPCEVEASSPAVKLAIDAKIPIINVNSETAAAPTAFVGSDDEESARIAMKYIAEKLGGKGNVLMMHGYMGQAAQIKRDKGAKEILKANPGIKLLAEQTAEWDRAKAMSLTENWIQSFGGQVNAIFAQNDEMGMGAVKALEAAGLKNKVIVVSIDAIPDALQGVKKGILDATVFQNAAEQGGKAVEIAVKLAKGEAAEKQVIIPFQLVTKDNVAKFIK from the coding sequence ATGAAATTCAAAAGCAGATTTTTCATAGCCTCCCTTATCTTACTGAACTTTTCGTGCGGACAGTCTGGCAAAGACGAAACAAAAGACCAGGGCACCGGTAAAAAGATTGTGATTGGTGCGACCATGCTCAGCATGCAAAATGAGTTTATCGTTAATGTTACCGACGAGATGGAAGCCAAGGCAAGCTCGCTTGGTGTGGAGCTGATTGTGGTGGATGCCGAACGGTCTGCGCTGAAACAGGTGGAGCAGGTTGAGAGTTTTATCGCCCAGGGCGTCAATGCCATTATCATGAACCCCTGTGAAGTGGAAGCCAGTTCGCCAGCCGTGAAACTGGCCATTGATGCCAAAATCCCTATCATTAACGTAAATTCTGAAACAGCAGCGGCACCAACCGCTTTTGTGGGCTCGGACGATGAAGAGTCTGCACGCATTGCAATGAAATATATTGCGGAAAAGCTGGGAGGCAAAGGTAACGTGCTGATGATGCACGGCTACATGGGTCAGGCGGCGCAGATTAAAAGAGATAAGGGTGCAAAGGAAATCCTGAAAGCCAATCCGGGTATTAAACTGCTTGCAGAGCAAACCGCTGAATGGGACAGGGCCAAGGCAATGTCTCTTACCGAAAACTGGATACAGTCGTTTGGAGGGCAGGTCAATGCCATTTTTGCTCAGAATGACGAAATGGGTATGGGTGCCGTTAAAGCACTGGAGGCCGCCGGGTTAAAGAACAAAGTTATTGTAGTGAGTATTGATGCCATACCGGATGCACTACAGGGAGTAAAAAAAGGGATTCTGGATGCTACAGTTTTTCAAAATGCAGCTGAGCAAGGTGGTAAAGCCGTAGAGATCGCCGTGAAACTTGCCAAAGGCGAGGCTGCGGAGAAGCAGGTAATCATCCCTTTTCAATTGGTGACCAAGGATAATGTTGCCAAGTTTATCAAATGA
- the rhaT gene encoding L-rhamnose/proton symporter RhaT, which yields MQALLGVIFHFIGGFASGSFYIPYKKVKGWSWESYWIVGGLFSWLIVPPLAAYLTIPGFTEIIARTDTAVLIATYIFGVLWGIGGLTYGLGVRYLGVALGSSIILGLCSVFGALIPSIYYYFSPRPGKDSIADLFGNTWGQMVLLGLLVCVIGIVICGKAGAMKDSDLKKVNQLAVEETEFKIGLGLTVAIISGILSACFAFGIDAGKIMAEEANDAWKALNPGQGEFLFQNNVTYVVILLGGLTTNFIWCMILNSRNKTFGDYTNAKTPLLSNYIFSALAGTTWFLQFFFYGMGESKLGNGPSSWILHMAFIILVANSWGLALNEWKGVTKKTLTTIVCGILVIILSVLIVGYGNYLHE from the coding sequence ATGCAGGCTCTTTTAGGCGTAATTTTTCATTTCATAGGTGGTTTTGCATCCGGTAGTTTTTATATTCCTTACAAAAAAGTAAAAGGCTGGTCGTGGGAAAGTTATTGGATTGTTGGCGGGCTTTTTTCCTGGCTGATCGTCCCGCCGCTGGCTGCCTATCTTACCATTCCCGGATTTACCGAAATCATTGCCCGCACGGATACAGCTGTTCTGATTGCCACCTATATCTTCGGCGTACTGTGGGGAATCGGCGGCCTCACCTACGGATTGGGCGTACGGTACCTGGGTGTTGCACTGGGAAGCAGTATCATCCTGGGATTGTGTTCTGTCTTCGGAGCCTTGATCCCTTCCATCTATTATTATTTCTCTCCCAGGCCGGGCAAGGATTCCATTGCTGACCTGTTCGGTAATACCTGGGGACAAATGGTTTTACTGGGACTGCTGGTTTGTGTAATAGGAATTGTGATCTGTGGAAAAGCAGGTGCGATGAAAGACAGTGACCTTAAAAAAGTAAATCAGCTGGCTGTTGAAGAAACCGAATTTAAGATAGGACTGGGACTTACCGTAGCCATTATCTCCGGGATATTGAGCGCTTGTTTTGCTTTTGGGATTGATGCCGGAAAAATTATGGCTGAGGAAGCCAATGATGCCTGGAAAGCCCTAAACCCAGGCCAGGGAGAGTTTTTGTTCCAGAACAACGTCACCTATGTGGTTATACTGCTCGGCGGTTTGACCACCAATTTTATCTGGTGCATGATCCTCAATAGCCGTAACAAAACATTTGGGGATTATACCAATGCCAAAACCCCGCTGCTTTCTAACTATATCTTTTCTGCACTGGCAGGTACCACCTGGTTCCTTCAGTTTTTTTTCTACGGCATGGGAGAAAGTAAGCTAGGGAACGGCCCCAGTTCATGGATACTGCACATGGCGTTTATCATACTGGTGGCCAATTCCTGGGGACTAGCCCTGAACGAATGGAAAGGTGTTACAAAAAAAACACTGACGACAATCGTATGCGGAATTTTGGTGATCATTCTTTCCGTCCTTATTGTGGGTTATGGTAATTACCTTCATGAATAA